GAGTTAGCAGATAAGTCTAATAAAAATAGCGTACTAAATATTAAACTATTCCATCAATTGTCCATTAATAAAGTAAAAGAAAAAAACAAACAGTGTTATTTTCATTTCTTAAAGAGCCCCATAGAAATATTAGGAGATAAGGCTGTTACAGGTTTAAAGTTAGCTCAAAATAAATTATCAGGACAGCCTTTTAATCAAATTGCAAATGTATCAGAACATAACGAGAACCTTGAATGTGGTTTAGTTTTTCGTAGTGTTGGCTACAAAGGGGTTTCACTTCCAGGTGTGCCTTTCGATAAAAAGAAAGCAATTATTCCTAATATAAATGGGCGAGTAGTTAATGAAGATGAACAACATTTAGATGGTCTTTATGTAACAGGTTGGATAAAGCGAGGTCCTAGTGGAATTATTGGTACCAATCGTGCTGATAGCATTGAAACGATTAGCTCATTATTAGACGATCTTCCTGCGCTTATTATTAAAAAAGACTCACTTACAGATGTAGAGCTTTCATTGCGCGAAATAAAAGAAAAAGGGGGCCATATAATATCCTATGCTGACTGGTCTAAAATTGACAAGTTAGAGGTTCAAAAAGGCTTTTCCAAAGAGAAACCAAGGGAAAAAATAACTAACATATCAGAGTTATTACAAGTTGCTAATATGAAATAATAGAAATAGGTAATAGCGTTGACTTATTTTCCATTTAATAGCACTACATGAGAAGTTGTTTTTCGTGAATTAGAGTATTTAATAAATATAAATTTTTGTTATCGTTTTCTTTTAAAAATAAAATAGTTAGACATAAATAAAACAGCGAAATAATTCGTTTGTATATTTAATAAGTAGAGAAAGGAAATGGTTAGCAAAAAAGTTTTCGCTGATGTTAAGGTAAAAGTTTATTGATAAACTATATCGTTACTTGGTTTTGATTGTCATCACTTTTTCATGAAACAGTAACCAGTCGGTTATAAACTTAGATTGAAATGATTATATTATTATGTTTTTGTAATGAGTTAATTTAGGTTCATTCATACTAGATAAAAGGCTTTACTTGAGTTTTAATTTTAGCTTCGCCATAATCACCGCGCAATGTTATATCTGTTTATACATAAAAAGGGATTAAAATGAGTTTTCAAGCAAATGAATATTTCGACGGTAATGTAAAATCGATCGCATTCCAAACTGCAACATTACCTGCAACAGTTGGTGTGATGGAAGTTGGTGAATACACATTCGGTACTGAAGCATATGAATACATGACTGTTGTTAGCGGTAGCTTAACGGTTAGACTTGTTGATACAACAGAATGGAAAACATATAACGCAGGTGAAACATTTGAAGTTGAAGCAAATTCTAGCTTTGATGTAAAAGTAGTAGTACAAACTGCATACCTATGCCTTTATAAAAAATAAAGATTTAGGTGTAAAGTGACTCTATAAAAGTCATTATAAGGAGCTAAGGCTCCTTTTTTAGTTTCTAAATATAATCAATTTCGATTTTATTCACTGCTTTGAGCAAATTCTCTTTCATTTAATAAGCTTTAATTCAGTGTGACTCAACTCAATACAATAGTGAAGTTGTAATCAAAAGACTGCTTAATCCTTATCGCTAATCAATATACTTCAACACTATCTAGCTCAAACCTATCTACCTCAACATTATCAATTTTTGTATCTGAATTTAAAAGCAATTGGGAGAGGATAGAGTCTTATTATATAAAGCGAATACTATAATAGGTTGCCTAATGTTATCTAGTTAACAAAACGTAATGATGTTCTGCGAGTTAGCTGTAGATTATTGATATTTTCTAAGAGGGTCACAAATAATCATACAATAGTATTATAAATTGCCTGCTGAATTATTTTCTCAATATAGATGAAGCAGGTAATAGAATGAAAAAATTATATTTAGGTGTGATCGTGGCAAGTCTTCTGACTGGTTGTGTAAGTAATGACAATCTCAAAAGTGAAGCCGTTGTGTCAAAAGCAATGCCGCCAACGGCTAATACTCTCGCATTAATAGCAAAACTTGATCCTACTAAAGCACCATCTCAAAACTTTGATTTAACGAAATGGAAAATCAATATACCAATGGAAGACGATAAACCAGGTCGTGCAGGGAAAGTCATGGAGATTTCTGCTCAAGAACTAGGTGATCAAGTTAATCCATATTCACACTCTGATTGGTTCTATACAGATAAAAGTACAGGGGCAATGGTCTTCGCTACACCTAATAAAGCGATGACAACACCAAATAGTAAAAATGCTCGTAGTGAATTACGTGCAATGTTGGCTGATTCTTATAAAGATCCAAAAAACAACTTCGCATTAGCTGCTAATCCAAAAGCGGAAACTTACGGTTCAATTGGTGGTGAGTTATCAGCCACTTTATCGGTTGATTGGGTAAGCACTAGCGGTAATGATAAAAAGAACGGTGCTTTCTCAACTGTTATCGGTCAAATACATGCATCAAAGAACGAACCGCTTAAGATTGTCTATCGTAAACTACCTGGACATGAATATGGATCGCTATATTGGAGATATGAAATAAATGCGACAGGTGATAATTATTCAAAGCGTAAAGATATCTATCATAATGTACTAGGCGCTTATGATCTCCGTACAGGATCGGATGATCCAGTTGAAGGTATCAAATTAGGAGAGGTATTCTCATACGATGTGAATGTCGAAGACAGCATTATGCATTTAACCTTCAAAAAGAATATTGGCGAGACAAATGAAGTTGTTAAAAAATTTGTAGTAGATTTATCAAAAGCACATTACCAAGAAAATGAGTACGACGAAGGTTATGCTAATGATTGGATGTACTTTAAGGCGGGTAACTACAACCAATGTAATGTCGGATCTTCAGAATGTTCAAATAATGGTATTGCAGCAGGGGATTACGCAAAAGTCAGTTTTTATCAATTAACCTTAAATCAATAAATAACAGGTCTATAAATAATAGAGCAACAAATAATAGAGTAATAAATAATTATGTAGCCTTTCAAAAAATGAAAGGCTACAAATTATGAAAGATGAATAAACGATTTTTATAAATAATCAGTAGTAATTTAAGATCTAACACGTCTAAATTAACGAATTTATGTTTAATGAATGATTAAGGATTGTTAATATCGATATTAATTACATATTAGATCCCATTTTAAACGATTAAAACCTCCCATTATTGATTGAAAACCCCTCGTATTGTTGCTTAATTAATCACTTGACACTTTTGTTGTAATTAATCGTCATAAAACGCTTGCCAATAGTTTCGCTATCCCTATAATACGCCGCACAGACAAGGACGGAGGCGCAAGCCACTAACCAAGACTGAGAATAAAAGAAACGCTTTAACGATTCGAACTTCGGTTTGAAATTAAGTTAAAATAAGACGTTGACATTGTTCGAAAGGCGCGTAATATACGCCGCCTAGCCGAAAGGCACGCTCTTTAACAATTTAATCAAACAATCTGTGTGAGCACTTGTTGTTGATGTGATTTCAAAAAAATCAAAGTCCTTTCTTGTAAAGGCAACATCAATAATAGTGACACACGAAATAATTCATTATTTCAGAATAATAAATTGTTAATTGCTTATATTTATATAAGTCATTAGCAGTAAGTTTTAGTCAGTAGTATTGAGTCGCACTTTTAATTAAGTGCAAATTAAACTTTAAATTGAAGAGTTTGATCATGGCTCAGATTGAACGCTGGCGGCAGGCTTAACACATGCAAGTCGAACGGTAACAGAAAGTAGCTTGCTACTTTGCTGACGAGTGGCGGACGGGTGAGTAATGCTTGGGAATATGCCTTATGGTGGGGGACAACAGTTGGAAACGACTGCTAATACCGCATAACATCTCCGGATCAAAGTGGGGGACCTTCGGGCCTCACGCCATAAGAGTAGCCCAAGTGGGATTAGCTAGTTGGTAAGGTAATGGCTTACCAAGGCGACGATCCCTAGTTGGTCTTAGAGGATGACCAGCCACACTGGAACTGAGACACGGTCCAGACTCCTACGGGAGGCAGCAGTGGGGAATATTGCACAATGGGCGCAAGCCTGATGCAGCCATGCCGCGTGTGTGAAGAAGGCTTTCGGGTTGTAAAGCACTTTCAGCGAGGAGGAAAGGGTAAATCTTAATAGGTTTTATCTGTGACGTTACTCGCAGAAGAAGCACCGGCTAACTCCGTGCCAGCAGCCGCGGTAATACGGAGGGTGCGAGCGTTAATCGGAATTACTGGGCGTAAAGCGCGCGTAGGCGGTTAATTAAGTCAGATGTGAAATCCCAGGGCTCAACCTTGGAACTGCATTTGAAACTGGTTAACTAGAGTTTTGTAGAGGGTGGTAGAATTTCAGGTGTAGCGGTGAAATGCGTAGAGATCTGAAGGAATACCAGTGGCGAAGGCGGCCACCTGGACAAAGACTGACGCTGAGGCGCGAAGGCGTGGGGAGCAAACGGGATTAGATACCCCGGTAGTCCACGCAGTAAACGATGTCTATTAGAATTTTGTGGCTATATGCCGTGGGATTCAAAGCTAACGCATTAAATAGACCGCCTGGGGAGTACGGCCGCAAGGTTAAAACTCAAATGAATTGACGGGGGCCCGCACAAGCGGTGGAGCATGTGGTTTAATTCGATGCAACGCGAAGAACCTTACCATCCCTTGACATCCAGAGAATCACCAAGAGATTGATGAGTGCCTTCGGGAACTCTGAGACAGGTGCTGCATGGCTGTCGTCAGCTCGTGTTGTGAAATGTTGGGTTAAGTCCCGCAACGAGCGCAACCCTTATCCTTATTTGCCAGCGGGTTATGCCGGGAACTCTAGGGACACTGCCGGTGATAAACCGGAGGAAGGTGGGGACGACGTCAAGTCATCATGGCCCTTACGGGATGGGCTACACACGTGCTACAATGGCAAATACAAAGGGCTGCTAACCAGCGATGGTATGCGAATCTCCTAAAGTTTGTCGTAGTCCGGATCGGAGTCTGCAACTCGACTCCGTGAAGTTGGAATCGCTAGTAATCGTGGATCAGAATGCCACGGTGAATACGTTCCCGGGCCTTGTACACACCGCCCGTCACACCATGGGAGTGGGCTGCACCAGAAGTCATTAGCTTAACCCTTCGGGGATGGCGATGACCACGGTGTGGTTCATGACTGGGGTGAAGTCGTAACAAGGTAGCCCTAGGGGAACCTGGGGCTGGATCACCTCCTTACGTAAAGAGACACATCCTTTGTATTTCGGTACATTGGCGCAAGTAATAATGAGTGCCCACACAGATTGTTTGATTAGACTGATTAGAAAGCAAAGTAGGTTCCGGGTCCCCATCGTCTAGAGGCCTAGGACACCGCCCTTTCACGGCGGTAACAGGGGTTCAAATCCCCTTGGGGATACCAACTACTACTTTAATAAAAGATACTTAATAACTGTTCTTGCTTAGAATGATTATTAAGTGTTTTTAACACTGCTCTTTAACAATTAGGAAAGCTGATAAATGTTCTTATTTATCACATAATAACAATGACTTAGTTCTGTTTTACAGAGTAAGTTGATTGATGTGATAAATATAAACGAAATTGTTCTCAGTATTTAAAATAACTACTTGTAGTTAAATTAGATACTGTAATCAAGCAAAATAAAAAGCACACATTATAGTAATTCGTTACCGTAATGTGAGTACGTATCTACTCAATCGTAAGATTGATAGGTGCACGAAAAACGATTGTTTTTCATATGTAAAATATGAGTCACAAGCGTCTTGGAACAACATACACATTAGACACTGTTTAGGTGTTGTATGGTTAAGTGAATAAGCGTGCACGGTGGATGCCTAGGCAATTAGAGGCGATGAAGGACGTGGTAATCTGCGATAAGTCCAGGGGAGTTGATAACAAGCGTTATATCCTGGAATTCCGAATGGGGCAACCCGGCACTTAGTGTCATCGGCTAGTGAATACATAGCTAGTCGAAGCAAACGAGGGGAACTGAAACATCTAAGTACCCTTAGGAAAAGAAATCAACCGAGATTCCGAAAGTAGCGGCGAGCGAAATCGGAACAGCCCTTAAGCTGTTTAAAAGTTAGTGGAAGGCTCTGGAAAGTGCCACGGTACAGGGTGATAGTCCCGTACACAAAAACTTCTTTACAGTGAAAACGAGTAAGACGGGACACGAGAAATCCTGTTTGAATATGGGGGGACCATCCTCCAAGGCTAAATACTCCTAATTGACCGATAGTGAACCAGTACCGTGAGGGAAAGGCGAAAAGAACCCCTGTGAGGGGAGTGAAATAGAACCTGAAACCGTGTACGTACAAGCAGTAGGAGCGGATTTATTCCGTGACTGCGTACCTTTTGTATAATGGGTCAACGACTTAATTTCAGTAGCAAGGTTAACCGTTTAGGGGAGCCGTAGGGAAACCGAGTCTTAACTGGGCGAATAGTTGCTGGGATTAGACCCGAAACTTGGTGATCTAGCCATGAGCAGGTTGAAGGTTGAGTAACATCAACTGGAGGACCGAACCCACTAATGTTGAAAAATTAGGGGATGACTTGTGGCTGGGGGTGAAAGGCCAATCAAACCAAGAGATAGCTGGTTCTCCTCGAAAGCTATTTAGGTAGCGCCTCATGTATCACTGTTGGGGGTAGAGCACTGTTAAGGCTAGGGGGTCATCCCGACTTACCAACCCTTTGCAAACTCCGAATACCAACAAGTGCAATCATGGGAGACACACGGCGGGTGCTAACGTCCGTCGTGGAAAGGGAAACAACCCAGACCGCCAGCTAAGGTCCCAAAGTATATGTTAAGTGGGAAACGATGTGGGAAGGCTTAGACAGCTAGGAAGTTGGCTTAGAAGCAGCCATCTTTTAAAGAAAGCGTAATAGCTCACTAGTCGAGTCGGCCTGCGCGGAAGATTTAACGGGGCTAAACATATCACCGAAGCTGCGGACGCATATTTATATGCGTGGTAGAGGAGCGTTCTGTAAGCCGTCGAAGGGAAAGCTGTAAGGCATCCTGGAGGTATCAGAAGTGCGAATGTTGACATGAGTAACGATAAGGGGGGTGAAAAACCTCCCCGCCGGAAGACCAAGGGTTCCTGTCCAACGTTAATCGGGGCAGGGTGAGTCGACCCCTAAGGCGAGGCCGAAAGGCGTAGTCGATGGGAAACGGGTTAATATTCCCGTACCCTTTATTATTGCGATGGGAGGACGGAGAAGGCTAGGTGGGCCTGGCGATGGTTGTCCAGGTTCAAGTATGTAGGTGGGAGACTTAGGTAAATCCGGGTTTCTACTAACACTGAGATACGATGTCGAGGTACTAAGGTACTGAAGTCATTGATGCCATGCTTCCAGGAAAAGTCTCTAAGCTTCAGATAATAAAGGATCGTACCCCAAACCGACACAGGTGGTCAGGTAGAGAATACCAAGGCGCTTGAGAGAACTCGGGTAAAGGAACTAGGCAAAATGGTACCGTAACTTCGGGAGAAGGTACGCCTTTGGCGGTGATGAGACTTGCTCTCTAAGCTGCTAGAGGCCGAAGATACCAGATGGCTGCAACTGTTTATTAAAAACACAGCACTCTGCTAAATCGTAAGATGACGTATAGGGTGTGACGCCTGCCCGGTGCCGGAAGGTTAATTGATGAGGTTAGACTTAGGTCGAAGCTTTTGATCGAAGCCCCGGTAAACGGCGGCCGTAACTATAACGGTCCTAAGGTAGCGAAATTCCTTGTCGGGTAAGTTCCGACCTGCACGAATGGCGTAATGATGGCCATGCTGTCTCTACCCGAGACTCAGTGAAGTTGAAATCGCAGTGAAGATGCTGTGTACCCGCGGCTAGACGGAAAGACCCCGTGAACCTTTACTATAGCTTAGCAGTGAACTTAGAGCCTACATGTGTAGGATAGGTGGGAGGCTTTGAAGCGTTGTCGCCAGATGACGTGGAGCCAATCTTGAAATACCACCCTTGTATGTTTTGAGTTCTAACCATGGCCCCTGAATCGGGGTTTGGGACACTGTTTGGTGGGTAGTTTGACTGGGGCGGTCTCCTCCTAAAGAGTAACGGAGGAGTACGAAGGTTGGCTAATCACGGTCGGACATCGTGAGGTTAGTACAATGGTATAAGCCAGCTTAACTGCGAGAC
Above is a genomic segment from Psychromonas sp. L1A2 containing:
- the ppnP gene encoding pyrimidine/purine nucleoside phosphorylase — protein: MSFQANEYFDGNVKSIAFQTATLPATVGVMEVGEYTFGTEAYEYMTVVSGSLTVRLVDTTEWKTYNAGETFEVEANSSFDVKVVVQTAYLCLYKK
- a CDS encoding polysaccharide lyase family 7 protein; the encoded protein is MKKLYLGVIVASLLTGCVSNDNLKSEAVVSKAMPPTANTLALIAKLDPTKAPSQNFDLTKWKINIPMEDDKPGRAGKVMEISAQELGDQVNPYSHSDWFYTDKSTGAMVFATPNKAMTTPNSKNARSELRAMLADSYKDPKNNFALAANPKAETYGSIGGELSATLSVDWVSTSGNDKKNGAFSTVIGQIHASKNEPLKIVYRKLPGHEYGSLYWRYEINATGDNYSKRKDIYHNVLGAYDLRTGSDDPVEGIKLGEVFSYDVNVEDSIMHLTFKKNIGETNEVVKKFVVDLSKAHYQENEYDEGYANDWMYFKAGNYNQCNVGSSECSNNGIAAGDYAKVSFYQLTLNQ